The region CACCGGGGCCGAGGTGACGTCGTAGTTCTGCGGTGCGCCGAAGTCGATGGCGTCCACCGCCAGTTCCGTGTGCAGCTCCCTCGGCTTGCCGTCGGCGCCCACGCGTCCCCAGTCGTCCACCCGGTAGGTGATGTCCGACGTCTGCTGGATTTCGGCGATCAGCAGCCCCTTGCCGATGGCGTGCACCGTACCCGCCGGAATGAAGTAGGCGTCCCCGGCCTTCACCTCCACCTTGTTGAGCAGAGAGGGCAGCGTACCTGCCGCCACGGCGTCGAGGTACTCCTGCCGTGTCACCTGACGGTTGAAACCCACATAGAGGGAGGCGCCCGGTTCGGCCGCGATCACGTACCACATCTCCGTCTTGCCGTAGGAGTGGTGACGCTCTTCGGCCAGACGGTCGTCCGGGTGCACCTGGATCGAGAGCACGTCCTCGGCGTCGATGAGTTTGATGAGCACGGGGAATTCGAGTCCGTACCGGTCATAGATCTTCTCGCCCACCAGATCGCCCATGTAGACCTCGATCAGCTCCTGCAGGTCGTTGCCTTTCAGGCAGCCGTTGGCCACCACCGACACGTCGCCCTCGACGCCCGATATTTCCCAGCTTTCGCCGATCTTTACCCCTTCGGGCACTTTCTTGCCCATGGCCGAGGCCAGCCGCTGGCCGCCCCAGATGCGCTCCTTGTAGAGCGGTTTGAATTTCAACGGATACAGCATAGTCCTTTTCAGAGTTTGTGAGACAAAGTTAGTTAAATTTTTAAGAATTTACTACATTTGTTCCGGATCGGAAATATCGTACCCCATGGAGATAGTCAGAGTAGAGCACGTAACCAAACAATATGCCGGACACAAGGCGCTGGACGATGTTTCCCTTTCGATTCCCGAGGGTTGCGTCTACGGTCTGCTGGGTCCCAACGGAGCGGGCAAGACGACCCTGATCCGCATCATCAACCGCATCACGGCGCCCGACAGCGGCACGGTCTGGCTCGACGGCCGCCCGTTGCAGCCGGACGATGTCTACCGCATCGGCTACCTGCCCGAGGAACGGGGCTTGTACAAGAAGATGAAGGTGGGCGAACAGGCTGTCTATTTCGCCCGGCTCAAGGGGCTTTCGCGCCGCGAGGCCACGCTGCGCCTGCGGGAATGGTTCGACCGTTTCGGCATCCGTCCCTGGTGGAACAGACGCGTGGAGGAGCTCAGCAAGGGAATGGCCCAGAAGATACAGTTCATCGTGACGGTGCTCCACCGGCCGCGGCTGCTCATCTTCGACGAGCCTTTCAGCGGTTTCGACCCGATCAATGCCAACCTGCTCAAGACGGAGATTCTCCGGCTGAAGGAGGAGGGCGCCACCGTGATCTTTTCGACCCACAACATGTCCTCGGTCGAGGAGATATGCGACCATATCACGCTGATAAACCGTTCCCGCAATATCCTCAGCGGCCGGGTGGAGGAGATCCGCCACCGTTACGGGGAGAATCTGTTCCAGATCGACTTCCTCGGTGACGGGGATGCCCTGCGCCGGGTGCTGGAGGAGCGCTTCGGCGCGGTGGAGGAGGGCGGAGCTTCGTCGCTCTACGGTTCGTTGCGGGTGCGCCTCGAGGGGGCCGACCGGGTCCGGGAGCTGCTCGCCCTGGCCAACGACCGGGTCTCTGTGCGCGGTTTTCGGGAGATCATTCCGGGTATGAACGACATATTCATCAAGGCGGTCGAAGGTAAACTGTAAACAGGACAAGATGGGAAAAACAGGCATAATCGTCGCAAGGGAATTCAACGAGCGGGTGCGCAAGCGCAGTTTCATTCTCACCACGATTCTCACCCCGCTGCTGCTGGTAGGGCTGATGGTGGCCCCTGTGCTGGTCTCCCGCCTCGGGTCCGACAGGGAGAAGGAGATCCTGGTGGTGGACCGCAGCGGCGTGGTCGCTCCGCAGCTGGAGAGCGGCGACCGGCTGACGTTCCGTCCCGAGACCCGGCCGCTCGGGGAGCTGAGGACCCAGAGGCAGGAGGTGTACGGTATTCTGGTGATCGGAGCCGACGTGCTGACCGATCCGCACGACGTACAACTCTATACCTACGAGGCTCCCACGCTGGAGGTGGAAAACGCCCTTTCGGACCGGATCGCCCGCGTGATCGAGGCCGAAAAGCTGAAGGCATACCGTATCGACTCCCTGCCGCAGATTCTCGAGCGGGTCGAAACCGACGTTTCGCTCCAGGTGTTCCGCATCGACGGGGAGGGCCGCGAGCAGGAGCGTTCGGGCGTGCTCTCCACCGTGCTGGCCTATCTGTCCGGTTTCCTGATCTATATGTTCGTCTTCCTCTACGGAGCGATGGTCATGCAGGGGGTGATCGAGGAGAAAAGTTCCCGCGTGCTGGAGATTATGGTCTCTTCCGTGCGGCCTTACGAACTGATGATGGGCAAGATCCTGGGGATCGCCGCCGTGGCCCTCACCCAGTTCCTGATCTGGGTGGTGCTGATCTTCGTGCTGGGCGGGGCGGCCATGTCGCTGGCTGCGGGCGATGCCCTGGCGGAAGGGGCCGCGGCCGTGACCGGAGGAATGTCCGGAGCCGTGGGGCCTCTTTCGGGGCTCGACGCCGACAGTCTCGACGCCCTGCGGCGGGTGACCGATCCCGCCTTTCTGGGCCGGATCTTCGCCGGATTCGTGGTCTATTTCATCGGGGGATACCTGCTCTATGCGGCCATGTTCGCCGCCATCGGCAGTGCCGTGGACAACGTGGCCGATTCCCAGCAGCTCCAGATGCCCGTCACCATTCCGATGGTGCTGGCACTGGTCGTGATGCTCGCCGTGATGAACGACCCCGACGGCGGGCTGGCCTTCTGGTTCAGCATGATTCCGCTCACTTCGCCCGTCATCATGATGGCCCGTCTGCCCTACGGGGTTCCCTTCTGGGAGGTGGCCCTCTCCGTGGCGCTGCTTTACGCCAGTTTCGCCGGCATGGTGTGGGTGGCCGGCAAGATCTACCGGGTGGGGATTTTCATGTACGGCAAGAAGCCCGGCCTGAAGGAGCTTTTCAAGTGGGTGCGTTACAAATATTGATCTAAAACATAGAAGCTATGAAAAAACGAGTGTTGGTAACGGGCGGCGCGGGTTATATCGGTTCCCATACCGCCGTGGAGCTGATCGAAGCGGGCTACGACGTGGTGGTCGCCGACGATCTGTCGAATGCGGAGATGACGGCTGTGGAGGGCGTGCGCAGGATCACGGGTGCGGAGGTTCCCTTCGTGAAGGCCGATTGCAGCGATCCCGCCCAGCTTTTCCCGATCTTCGAGCAGTATCCGGTCGATGCCGTGATCCACTTCGCCGCTTTCAAGGCCGTGGGGGAATCGGTCCATAAACCGCTCGACTATTACCGCAATAACCTCTCCCTGCTGATTACCGTGCTGGAGGCCATGCGCAAATACGGCGTGGAGAATATCGTCTTCTCCTCCTCCTGCACTGTCTACGGACAGGCCGACGTGCTGCCCGTCACCGAACAGACCCCCCGCAAGGAGGCCGAATCGCCCTACGGCAACACCAAGAAGATGTGCGAGGATATTCTGCGCGACTCCGTGAAAGCCTATCCCGGGCTGAAGGGAATCGCGCTGCGCTATTTCAATCCGATCGGGGCCCATCCTTCGGCCCTGATCGGCGAACTGCCCCGCGGCGTGCCCAACAACCTGGTTCCCTACGTGACGCAGACGGCGGCCGGGCTCCGCGAGCAGCTGAGCGTCTTCGGAGACGACTACAACACGCCGGACGGCTCCTGTCTCCGTGACTATATCGACGTGGTCGACCTGGCCAGGGCCCATGTGGCGGCGATCGGCCGCATGGTCGGGGGGAGGAGCAAGGCTCCTTACGAGATTTTCAATGTCGGAACGGGCCGTCCCGTGTCTGTGCTCGAACTGGTGCACACGTTCGAAAAGGTGAACGGCGTGAAGGTCAACTATAAGATCGTGGGCCGCAGGGCCGGCGACATCGAAGCGGTGTGGGCCGACACCTCCTATGCCAACAGCGAATTGGGCTGGAAGGCCGAAAAGAGCCTCGAAGAGACGCTCGCCGGTGCCTGGAACTGGGAAAAGCACCGGCGCGGGATCGAGTGACCGGTCCGCGCTTGCCGGTAAGGCCGTGTGCGGAACGGTTCCGCATCCGGAAACGACGGAGACGGGCCTCGGCGAGTTTTCAGAAACAGAATAGAATCACCCCTGTCGGAGATGATTCCGGCAGGGGTGGTTTCGTAAAGGGCGGACTTCTTCGGGGAGTCCTGCCCGTATGTGAAGGGGAATTTACTCCATGTAGCTCGAATTGTCCCAGCAGTGGGTGCAGAGCTCCTCTTTGGGCAGGCCGATGGCTTTGACCAGATCGTCCAGCCGCTGGAAACGGAGCGTGTCGGCGCCGATCGTCCTGCGCATCAGCTCCACCATGCGGGCATGGCGCTCCGAATCGGGATCGGCGTACTCCTGCAGCAGCTCCTCCGAAAACTCCTCGGTGCCCTCCAGTTCCCGGATCACCCGCCGGGTGAAGAGGTCGAACGTGGAGCGCGAGGTGGAGAAGTTGAGGAAGACGCAGGGGTAGATCAGCGGCGGGCAGGCGATCCGGATGTGGATCTTGTCTGCACCCGATTCCGTGAGTTTGATGATATTGTCCTTGAGCTGTGTGCCCCGTACGATCGAATCGTCCAGCAGCACCATTTTCGCCCCTTTGGTGAACGCTTCGTTGGGGATGAGCTTCATCTTGGCCACCAGGTCGCGCATGTTCTGGTTCTGGGGCATGAAGCTGCGCGGCCACGTGGGGGTGTACTTCACGAAGGCCCGCTTGTAGGGGATCCGTTTCTCGTTGGCGTACCCGATGGCGTGCCCGATGCCCGAATCGGGAATCCCCGCGGCATAGTCCACCTCCTTCAGATCGTCCCGTCCGGCCAGCGCCGCACCGCAGCGGTAGCGGGCGTCCTCCACGTTGATCCCTTCGTACCATGACGAGGGATAGCCGTAGTAGACCCACATGAACGAACATATCTGTTTCCTCCGTCCGGGGGCGATGACCTGTTCCGTGCCGTTCTCCGTCACGAAAACCGCCTCTCCCGGCCCGAGTTCCCGGCAGGGCAGGTACTCCAGGTTGGCGAACGCCGAACTCTCCGTGGCGACCGCGTATCCGTCTCCGTTTTTGCCGATCAGCACCGGCGTGCGGCCGAACCGGTCGCGCACGGCGTAGATGCCCCGTTCGGTCAGGATCATCATCGTGCACGATCCTTTCACCTTCCGCTGCACCAGTTCGATCCCCTCCCGGAAGTCGGTCCCGAGGCTGACCAGGATGGCGACCAGCTCCGTGGGGTTGATCTTCGAACCGGAGAGTTCGGCGAAATTGATCTTGCGCTCCAGCAGTTCGCCGGTCAGCTCTTCGATGTTGTCCACCCGGCCGATCGTCACCACCGAGAAACGTCCCAGGTGGGAGGTGAGGGTGATGGGCTGCGACTCCCCGTCGCTGATGACGCCGATGCCCAGCCGCGAGCCGGCGAATTTGGGCAGGTCGCCCTCGAACTTATTCCGGAAATAGGCGCTCTCCAGCGAGTGGATCGTGCGCACGAACGACTGCCCGTCCCAGAAGGCCATGCCGGCCCGTTTGGTGCCCAGGTGCGAATGGTAGTCCGTGCCGTAGAATACGTCCGCCACGCAGTCCCGCTTGGAGACACAACCGAAAAATCCGCTCATAACGTGTTTGCAGTTAGTGTGTTCTATTAAAAAAGGGCGACCGTTCCGTCACCCGCGATGTTCCTGTGTTCTATCTGAGCCGGCTGCCGATCAGGTGGATGAACTCCTCCCGCGTGCGCATCTGCGAGAGGAACACGCCCGTGAAGGCCGATGTCGTGGTGGCCGAATTCTGTTTCTGCACCCCCCGCATCTGCATGCACATGTGACTGGCTTCGATCACCACGGCCACCCCCATCGGGTTGAGCGCCTCCTGGATGCAGTCGCGGATCTGTACCGTCAGCCGTTCCTGCACCTGGAGCCGCCGGGCGAATGCCTCCACCACCCGCGCGATCTTCGACAGCCCCGTGATGTATCCGTTGGGGATATAGGCCACGTGGGCCTTTCCGTAGAAGGGAAGCATGTGGTGTTCGCACAGGGAGTAGAGTTCGATGTCCTTCACGATTACCATCTGCTTGTACTCCTCCCGGAATTTGGCCGACAGCAGGATCTCTTTCGGGTCGGCATGGTAGCCCTGCGTGAGGAATGCCATCGCCTTGGCTACCCGCTCCGGGGTCTTGAGCAGGCCCTCGCGTCCGGGGTCCTCCCCCAGGATAGTGAGGATTTCCCGGTAGTGGTGCGAAAGCCTCTCGATCGCTTCGGGCGAAAAATGTTCCTCCTTGCAGTAGTTCTCTTCCATGTCGTTGCGGCTGTTGTGGGGCAAAAGTAGCAATTTTCCCGGATATAGCGAAAAAAGCCGCGGGATTTTCGGCGGGCCGGCCTTCCTTCCGCCGGGGTTACACCAGCCGCCGGAGCGAGGACGCCGGGGTCAGACGCATGTTCCGCAGATCGGCGCCTTCGAGCAGCGCCACGCCCGGCCGTTTGCCCGCCTCCAGCGATCCGTACCGGTCGTCGATCCCGAGTGCCCGGGCGCCTCCTGCCGTAGCCCAGCCGAGCAGCTCTTCCAAGGGGATTCCCTTCAGCGCCTGCATCTCCCCGAGCATCGAGAGCGTTCCGTTCGAGGCGGCCGAATCCGTGCCCAACGCGATCCGTGCGCCGTGGCGGCGAAGCAGTTCCACGGGCGGATACCCGCCCGTGACGTATGCGTTCGAACGGGGACAGAGCACCCACGTCAGTCGTTCCCCGAAGTGCTCCTGCAGGGCGGCGATCTCCTCCTCGGTGGCGAACGTGCCGTGGACGAGCAGCAGGTTACGGTCGCGGGGCACGAGGCGGAGGATGCGTTCGGCCGGGGAGCCTTCGCCCGTGAAGTCGGCCGGCAGTCCGCACTCCCGGTACCATTCCCACAGGGCTCCTTCGCCCCGGTAAAGAGCCCGTTCCTCTTCGCTCTCCATGAAGTGGATCGACAGCGGGCCGGACATTTCCGCACCCTTTCCCCGAGTGTCTCCGGAGGAGTGCGGAACGAACGTTCCGTCCGCTTCGTCTTTCCGTCCGTCGTCCGCTGTCCGGGAGAAAACGTCCCGACTCAGCGAATAGGTCGAGTGGGGAGTGACCGAAAAAGGCAGGCCGTAGGCCCTGCATGTTTTCGCCAGCGGCTCCAGCGGGCCGGCCGAGGTCGTGCGCAGTCCGAACAGCTCCAGGAAGTTGTGGAAGTAGAGCGGACTCTCCCGTTTGATCCGGAAAGTTCCGGTGCCGTTGCAGGTGTCGCCCACGGCGACTGTTCCCTCGGCCCGCATCCGGGCGATCCGGTACCGGGCCGCCTCCTCTCTCTCCTGCGGGGTGCGGGACCGGCGCAGCATCCCTACGGCCCGTGCGAATGCCGCGAGGCCGCATCCCGCAGGGACGGCCCCTTGCAGGTGGGAGAGCTCCAGATGACAGTGGGCGTTGACCGTTCCCGGAATCAAGATGCCGCTGTAAAACTCCACGCCCGGGAGCGAATCCACCCGGTCGCTTGTTTCGACCGCCGCGATGCGGCCCTCCGCGTCAACGGAGAGAATCCCGCCCCGGAGAAATCCACGGGGCGTGTAGAGATAATGTGCCGCTATCCTGCGAAAGGTACGGGTACTCTTTTCCATCGATCAGCAGTTTGTAGTTCATCAGTTCGCGGGTGAGCGAATCGCGGGCCGCCTTTGCGGGCAGGTAGTAGGTCACGGTCAGCGAGTCGATCCTCAGCGACGGGGCCTTGAGTCCCTTGCCGTAGTTTCCGAAACGGATTTCGAGCACCCGGGCGCGGGGCGTGGCGGATATCTTCGTCTCGTAGCTCTGGCGGTTGTTCTTCTTCATCCAGTTGACCGACGAGGAGACCTGCCGGCCCGCCGAGTCGCGCAGCAGGTGGTTCGTGCGCAGACTGCCGTTCCGGTCCGTGGAGTCGATCAGGTAGCTGTACCGGATCTTGTAGCTGCCCTCTTCCACGGGGATCAGGATGCGGAGCCTGCCCGTGTCGGCGATGCGCCGGGCCACGATCAGCGAATCCTCGTACACCGTCCGTTTGAACCGTTCGCCCGCGATCAGGTCGATCGTGTCGAGCACGGCCACCTTGTCCTGGTACCATTCGTACTCCTTTTCGAGCTGGTCGATCGCCTCGTTGATGATGTCCGACAGGCGGGAGCTTTTGCGTTTGGAGAAGTCGTTGATCGTGTAGATCATGTCCGTGGGGCGGTAGCCGTATTTTTCGAAGATGGGTTCGTAGATGTCCATCGAATCGCAGTCGATGCGCCCGTTGTTGCAGAAGGCGTTGGCGAGGTATATCTCCTTGAAGATCGACCGCAGGTCTTCGTCGGCGATGGTCTTGGGCCGGGAGCAGCCGCCCGCCAGGAGCAAAGCGGCGGCGAAGAGGATGACTCGTGAGGTTTTCATGACGTAAGTGCTGAGCGCGGGATCATTCGGACCGCCGTGCATTTCGTTATCAGATAGTTGACCAGAAGGACCGTCGCCGCGATACCGGCAATGTCGCCCGGCTGGATCACCACCGGATAGGCGTCCACCAGGAACGTTTCGGCCGGAATGCGGATGAATCCCAGCTGCTGCTGCAGGATGCAGAACGCCAGTCCCGCGACCAGTCCGCCCGCCGCCCCGACCAGCGAGATGAGCATACCCTCGCGGACGAAGATGCTCCGCAGGAAGGGAATGTCCGCCCCGAGGGTGACGAGCGTGCGGATGTCCTTCTGTTTTTCGATTACCAGCATGATCACCGAACCCACCACGGAGAAGGAAGCGATGACCAGAACCAGCAGCCCGATCAGGAAGACGCCCCATTTTTCGTAAACCATGATCCGGTAGAGCGACGCCTTCTGCTGCTCGCGGGTCAGCACCCGGAATCCGTCGCCCGCGGCCCGGGCGATCGCATCTCGGGCCCGGTCGGGATCGGTGCCGGGCGTGAGCCGGATCATCACGGCCGAGAGTTTGTCCGGATAGTCGAACAGCCTTCGGGTGAAGGAGATAGGTGCGATGACGTATTTGTTGTCGGTTTCGGCTTCCAGCGCGAAGGTCCCGGCCGGGAAGATCCGGTCCTGTCGGTAACTCTCCATCGGCAGCAGCGAACTGAACGAGGCTCCCCGACGCGGGGCGTAGACCCGGATCGGGTCGTACAGCGCCCGGCGGACACCCAGGTTGTAGGCGAGCCCCTGGCCCACCACCGCCTGTTCCATATCGCCGAACATCAGGTCGTACTCCCCATCCACGATCATCTTCTCCACGGGGATCACTTGCGGGTAGAGCGAGTCCACCCCGCGCACCGTGCCGATATACTGCCGTCCCCGGTACTCCAGCAGGCCGTTGTCTTCCAGGACGGCCGACAGCGCCTCCACCTCCTTCAGTCCCCTCAGACGTGCCGTGTCGAGGCTCGCCGCGTCGAACACCTTACCTTCGGCGGCCGTGACCGCTATGTCCGGGTCGAACGTCCGGTACATCGAGCGCACCAGCTCCCCGAATCCGTTGAACACCGAGAGCAGGATCACCAGCGCCGCCACGGGAACCCCCACCGCGAACGCGCTCACCCCGGAGATGATGTTGATCACCGAGTGGGACTTGCGGGCCAGCAGGTAGCGCCGGGCGAAGAGCCGGGAGAGCCATCTCATCGTCTTGTCCGGATTTTATTCCTCCCTGAGCAGGTGGTCGATGTTGTCGATGTACTCCAGCGAATCGTCCAGCCGGAAGTCGATCTCCGGGACCTGTTTGATCTGGTTCCTCATCCGGCTGCCGAGCGCCTTGCGGATCATCCAGTTGTTCTTCCGGAAACTCTCCAGCACGGCCTCATTGCGGTCGAAGGGGAAAATGCTCAGGTAGATGCGTGCGAAACTCAGGTCGGGACTCACGCGCACGGCGGTCACCGAAACCATGACGCCCTTGACCAGTGCGGCCGCTTCCTTGAGCAGGATGTCACTGATGTCTTTCTGTATCTGCCGGGCTATCTTTTGTTGTCTCGTCGTCTCCATGGTCGTTCGTTTTTTCGTTGTCGGCCGGCGCGGTCGCAGGATCGTCCTGTCCGTTTTCCGGTCCGGTTTGTGATCGTATTTGGTCGCCGGAGTTCCCCTCCGCGGTTTTTCCGGTATCCGGTGCGGTGCGGTCCGTCCGGGCCGCCTCTTCGTCGCGGGCCATCTGCTTTTTCTCCCGGCGGCGCAGCTTCTCGGCCACGCGGTCGCTGGGAGCCGAAAGGATGCCACCCTTGCCCAGCCGCCAGTAGAGTCCCACAGAGATATTGATATTGTCGAGCGGCGACCGCAGCGGATTGTCTTCGTATTTGTTCCGGTTTTTCAGAATGTCGGAATAACCGAAATAGTAACGTCCTTCGAACATCAGTTCGAGACGCCCGAGCAGGAAGCCCATGCCCGCTCCCCCGCAAAGACCGTACCCCCAGCGGTTGTCCCGCGTGAGTTCCATGCGGTAGGGTTTCGATTCGAGCAGCCCCGACCACTCCGAATGCCACTCGTAACGCGAGTCGATGTTATAGGAGAAGGTGAGGCCCAGGTTGATGAACACCCGCATCGTCCGCTTGAAAAAGTAGAAGTGCGGCTGCCAGATCAGGGGCAGCATCAGCGAATTGACGGTCCGGTGGTAGGTCGTCGTCGTGTCGTCCGGCAGGTAGGGGAATCCTCCCTTCATCAGCTCCTTGTAGCCCCGCTGCATGAATTCGAGATCGGCTTCCACGGCACCCACGTACTTGACCGGGCTGTAATATTTCCAGGACACGCCGCCCGAGTAGAGACCCCAGATCATGCCCGTCTCGGTGGGGGGGAAGATGCGGACCGACCCGCTGCCGTAACCGGCCCGGATACCCACGTAGTGCTGGGCCCGTACGCCTCCCGCCCCGAGGAGCAGGAACAGGGTCACCGTTATGATCGTCGCTTTTTTCATCGTCATGGCGCGCGTGCTATTGTGTGCCGCCCATTCCTTCGAATGCGGCGTTGTTGCGGTTGGCGTTGGTCTGCGGTTTGGGGGCGGGCTGGTTCAGCCGTTTGGCCAGCTGCTCGAGCCGTTTCTGCATCCGGACCGCCTCGGCCTGCCGGAGCTTGTCTACGATGCTCTCCGTGGTGACGGGGGCGAACAGCCGGTTCATGTCGAGGTCGAATTCCAGCTCCCAGTTCTCCTTGGTCGTGATGATCCCGTCCCCCTCTTCGGGTAGGTAGAGTTCCACCCGTTCGGGCTGGCGACGCAGGATCAGGTCGCCCCGGTCCCACTCCCCGTTGCGGTTCAGGTCTTCCAGCACCCGCAGTTTCACTTTGCCCGGCGCCACGTAGCGGAACGTGTGCTTCCCCTCCCTGGCATGGCGGATCTCCTGCAGGAGCGATCCGCTCTCGCTGAGCAGTTGCAGTACGTATTCGCTTTCGGGCGTTTTCCCCTTCACGTTGGCTACGATCGTGGCGAACTTTTCGGGGCTGGCGACCGAGAATTCGGATTTGAGCGAGTCGTTGCTCTCCCCGGCCACATTGTGGAATACCCCCGAAGGGATCAGCAGTTCGTATTTCTGTCCGGGCATCCACTGCGCCTGCAGAATCCAGCGGCGCAGGTTGGCCGTATCCCGTTCGAAGGCGAACTTCACCCGGTAGCGTTTCTCGTTCTCCGCCGTCCGGATCAGCGAGACGAGTCCGCTGTCGATCGCCGTCAGCGGATAGTCGAACTCGAACGGGATTCCCTTTTCGGGGTTGACCTCGTTGGTCGCATCCACCTTGTATTTGAAGGGATTGACCGGTTTTTCGGCCTTCTCCTCCTCCTTTTTCTCCTTGCGGGTGCGGGTGTCGAAGAACTTCCAGCCGAGTTTCAGCCGCTGGGTGTCGGGCCGGAGCACGTTCACCGAGTCGTGTTTCAGGTAGATGAGTTCGGCCCGGATCGTGTCGGGCAGCTCCTCGGAGGGGACGTTGAACCAGAAGGCGATCGAATCCTTGTTCCGCGAAAGGTATTCCGTGATGATCCGCGTGGAGTCGATCCCCTCGAAGACGAGTTTCTCGATCTTCGGGAATTTGGCGCCGAAGGTGAGGATCGCCTTGTGCTGCAGGGGGCGTGAGTGGTCCGACAGATACTGCCGGCGG is a window of Gallalistipes aquisgranensis DNA encoding:
- the rbfA gene encoding 30S ribosome-binding factor RbfA — encoded protein: METTRQQKIARQIQKDISDILLKEAAALVKGVMVSVTAVRVSPDLSFARIYLSIFPFDRNEAVLESFRKNNWMIRKALGSRMRNQIKQVPEIDFRLDDSLEYIDNIDHLLREE
- a CDS encoding porin family protein, with amino-acid sequence MTMKKATIITVTLFLLLGAGGVRAQHYVGIRAGYGSGSVRIFPPTETGMIWGLYSGGVSWKYYSPVKYVGAVEADLEFMQRGYKELMKGGFPYLPDDTTTTYHRTVNSLMLPLIWQPHFYFFKRTMRVFINLGLTFSYNIDSRYEWHSEWSGLLESKPYRMELTRDNRWGYGLCGGAGMGFLLGRLELMFEGRYYFGYSDILKNRNKYEDNPLRSPLDNINISVGLYWRLGKGGILSAPSDRVAEKLRRREKKQMARDEEAARTDRTAPDTGKTAEGNSGDQIRSQTGPENGQDDPATAPADNEKTNDHGDDETTKDSPADTERHQ
- a CDS encoding Ig-like domain-containing protein, which encodes MRIRPSHIRHHILKLAVLLFFGTGLFARCANIMSPQGGPRDTLPPQVVEMKPGFGALDFKEKRIYIEFNEYLQLKDQQKEFYTSPQMGKKPLVTLRGRGIQIDLKDSLLANTTYALNFGSSVADNNEGNPLNGFRYVFSTGKSIDSLVMSGYTVDGYSQDSVAKSFVFFYDTTIDSVGSRMTADYDSTLLRLPPQVVGRAESNGIFITENLKPVPYRIYAFEDSNGNQTYDPGVDKIGFLDTVCNPATMPAFSAWFDTTRKYLVADPQIYMRLFMDESFRRQYLSDHSRPLQHKAILTFGAKFPKIEKLVFEGIDSTRIITEYLSRNKDSIAFWFNVPSEELPDTIRAELIYLKHDSVNVLRPDTQRLKLGWKFFDTRTRKEKKEEEKAEKPVNPFKYKVDATNEVNPEKGIPFEFDYPLTAIDSGLVSLIRTAENEKRYRVKFAFERDTANLRRWILQAQWMPGQKYELLIPSGVFHNVAGESNDSLKSEFSVASPEKFATIVANVKGKTPESEYVLQLLSESGSLLQEIRHAREGKHTFRYVAPGKVKLRVLEDLNRNGEWDRGDLILRRQPERVELYLPEEGDGIITTKENWELEFDLDMNRLFAPVTTESIVDKLRQAEAVRMQKRLEQLAKRLNQPAPKPQTNANRNNAAFEGMGGTQ